The genomic window CATATAAAAAAGGAACACCTTTATCATGGGATGTTATTTTATAACTGTCATTCCTCATACTTGTATGTAATTTCCATAGTTAGTAATAAACTTTGTCTTAATACTTCTAAAGTTTTTTGATTGTTTAAACCTGAAATGTTAAAGAATGTAATTGGAAGTTATTTTGCATATTTTTATTAATATAAAAAACAAAAATTTTGTTTATTAAAATAATTAGTTCATTCTTTAAGTTTGATAAAATATCTTCTTTACTCCTTCGGTTTTCTGGAATTGGAGCTAAGTTTATATTACTTTTTTTAATTACGAAATATAAAAGTTTAGAGTTTCAAGGTTCATTTACATTAATAAACCAATCTATTACTTTAATGATTTATTTTGTAGGACTTGATTTTTACACTTTCTATACGAAAAAAATGGTTAAAAACATAGATAAATGTGTGTTTTATTTTAAAAATGCTATTTATTTATACCTTTATACGGGTTTGATTGTTTCAATTGTCTTTGTGTTAATATCTATGTTTGTTTTAGGAATTGACTTAAATTTGATGTTAATTATATTAGTTTTATTTGCTTTTGAACACTTAGGACAGGAGTTAATAAGGATATATATTGCATTAGAGAAAATTACCTTTGCAAATGTATTACTTTTTCTTAGAACGGGATTATGGGCGTTAATGGCAGTTGTAGTATTGATTTTAAAAAAAACGATAGAAATAGAGCAGATTTTTATTTTCTGGATTTTTTGTAGTTTTTTATCAATTATTTTGGGTTTTGTTTTTTTTCCAGGAATAAGAAATATATTTAATGAGAAAATTGATAAAAAATTCATTAAGGAAGGAATTATTTTTTCTACTTTTATTTTTTTGTCAACCATTTGTATTCGGTTGATTGAATATTCTGATAAATATATTTTAGCAATATTTGAATCGGAAAGAGAGGTAGGTATATATTCCGTTTATTTTCAAATCTCTAATGTGTCCACAATTATAATATCCACAATTATATTAGCGTTTGTTTATCCTAAGATTTTGCTACATTCTCAAGAACGTAATATGGAAAAATTAACGGCTATAAAGCGAGAAGTTTACATTGGAGCAACATTAATTTCTTGTTGTATTATTATAGGGTATTTATTTTTTAATAACTATTTATATGAATTTTTAGGTAAAGAAGAACTCAAGGAAAGTCGTTGGGCGGTATTGATATTGGTTGTGGGCAGTTATTTTCTTAATATTAGTCATTATTATAACATTATTTTAATGGGTTTTGGAAAAGTTAAAATGATATTCTATGTAGCAATAGGCGTTTTATTAATTAATATTATTTTAAACGTTATTTTAATTCCATTATTTAGTGTTTATGGAGCCGCAGTAGCACAATTTTTTTCAGGAATTATATTTTTTATCTTGAGAAAATATTATACAAATCAATCATTATTAAACTTAAATAAAGCATCATGATAAATGTTTTTTTACCTATCACCAGTTATTCGATGCTTTTGTCTGAATTAATAATAGAGCAGCAAGGATTGGCAAAAGCAGATAATATTTTGTTAAATCCACATGGTTTAGAATATAATGATAACTTATGGGGCAAGGTTTATATAGCTAATATGAAAAGAATAAATTCTACGAATCTTTTAAAAAAAACAGTTATTAATGCTAATTATTTAAAAGACTCTTCAGTATTTTATCAAAGAATTAAAAAAATAATTAACAATCAAAATTATAATTTTTTCTATGTAGATCTTTATCATGTGTTATCAAACCATATTTTTTCAAAAGGTTTTTTCAGAAGGGCTTATGTTATAGAAGATGGTATTTTAAATTATTATAATGATGATCGTACAGTTTTAAAACACGTTTGGTTAAAACATATGTATTACTCAATCTACGGGCTTTCCTATAAAGCGTTAAAAGATAATACGCATTTAACGGGTGTTTTTCTCAATTCTGTAACATCCCAATATGTAACAAAACCAGAATACTCTGTGTTTCCAGAAAAATCAAAGCTAGTCTCATTAAAAAGTATATCTTCTAATAAGCAATGTAAAGAAAATGTACTTCTAGTTTTAGGACAAGAACCAATAGCAATGGGAATGTTATCGATGAAAAAGTATCGTGAATTGGTATGTGAAATGGTGGAAATATTAATGCAATCAGTTAAGAGTCAAACAGCTATTAAAGTATATTACAAACCGCACCCACGAGCTGAAAAATCATCTAATTTATTACTTATTAAAATGTTGAATTTGAAATTTTCCGATTCTAGTCAAATTATCCTTGTAGAAGATAAAAAACCTATTGAATTACTTATCAACAACCTATTACCAAAACATGTAATTTCATTTAATTCAACAGCTCTTATAACAATAAGAGATATGTTTCAAGATCGAATAAGACTACACTCCTACCAGCCCATCGATATAAAAATTCATACCAATGATGTTGTCAATAATTTATTTAAACTCTACAATATAAAAATTCATGAAACTATTTAACTTACAAAGTTTAAAATCTCCAGCTGTAATTGTTTTTTTATCTTCTTTATTGAGTTTTATAGGATGGCTAGTTTTGACTGAAAACATGTATTATACTTTAAAAAAACCATTTTCAGTATTTTCGTTAGGAGTAGTTTTAGCATTCGTTTGGTATTTTTTCGCAATATGTAATGCTTTTTTGGGTTTTCGAATGGGGAAGTCAATTAAGATAAAAAGTAATTTATTAAATAAATATGTCAGCCTTGATTCAGATTTAGTTTTTAAAATATTTATTGTACTAGCTGTTATCGGCTCTTTTTACTCTATGTATGCTATTTATCTTGATATTGGAGGTTTAGACGGGATGATATCTTTAATTCAAAACAACCAAGCCAATGAATTAAAAAGAAGCTTGTATAGAGAATATTCAATAGGTTTAAAAAGTTTGCGTTATGTATCTATACACGCTGTTACGTTAGCTTTGATTAGGAGAATCGTTTTTAAAAAGAAATCACTAAAATTAGATTTAACAGCTCTTGCTACATTATTAATGTGCGCTATAATTTCGAGTAGATTATCAATCATTGTTACCATTGTTCAAACTGTGTTAATTCTTGTTTTATACAATAAAATTAAACTTAAACCGCGGCGAGTTTTAATTGGTGGCGTTCTATTTTATCTTCTTATAAGCACTTTTAATTACACAAGAAATTATGGCTTTTATAAAAAATTTGGAAACATGAATTTTTTTGAAGCTGGCGCAGCAGATATGATAGTGTATCTAGGTACTCCTTTTCAAGGGGCTGTTTCGGTTGGAGAAAATACTCAAATGATAAGAGCAGAACCACTGAACTGGTATAAATATTCTGGAATACCACTCAGTCTTACAACAAATTCTTCTTTTTTATACTATTTTAGAGCTCATGGTTGGATGTGTTTTCTGGTCGCTTCGTTTTTTCTTTTTACTTATGCCTTTATGGCTGGAATATTTATTAAGTTTAAAAGTAATGTTTTGATTTTAGTTTATACTACTATAATGTATATATTTGCAGAGTTTTGGCGCGTATATTTGTTTTATCAAGGCATCATGATTGCTCTAATTGTTACTCCTATATTAGTGCTGTTAACCGTTTTAATAATTAAAGCGATTTCTTATAAAAAAGCAAAATCAATTGAATGATAAAATCATAAAATATGACCTGGTAATTGACGCTAGAATGTTAGGGGCTTCAGGGATAGGTGAATATATTGAACATACTGTGAAAGGAATAACTATTTCTAGTGATTTTAAAATATTGTTGATGGTTTTTGATGACTATTTAAATTTTTTTGGTCCAAAGCATAGTAACTTACATTATATAGTGCTAAAACACAAAGTTTACAACCCTCTAGAGAACCTTGAATTGGCTTTAAAAATACCTAAGTCAATAATTTATTGGACACCTCATTTTAACACAACAATATTGCCGACACGAGCAGAAAAGAGGTTAACAACAATACATGACGTCTTTCATCTAGCAAACCCATCATATTTTAGTTTTTTTAAATATAGGTATCTTAAATTTCTATATACAATGGCAGGATTTTTATCAGAAAAGATAATTACTGTCTCAAAATTTTCTAAGGATGAAATTGAAGTTTATTTAGGTGAAAACGTATCGAAAAAAGTTGAAATTGTTTATAATGGCTTTAAAAAATCTTCAATATCAAAATATAAAAAAGAAACACAAGACGCTCCGAAAATACTTTTTGTTGGTAATCTAAAACCACATAAAAACTTAGGTGTATTGTTAGATGCTTTTGAAGCTTTAAGTTTGAAAAGAAAGTTAAAATTAGTTATTATTGGAAAAATTACTGGATTTATTAATCCAGTATCCAATAATATCATAGATAAAATTAAAGCAAATAAAAACATTGAACTTACGGGTTATGTCTCAAATGAAGAACTAGAGAGCCACTATCAAACATCATCAATATTTGTGTTTCCATCTCTTTATGAAGGGTTTGGCTTGCCTATTTTGGAAGCTTATTCGAATAACGTACCTACTATTGTTTCAAATATTCCTCCTTTTAAAGAAGTCGCATCAGATGCTTCTATTTATTTCGACCCTAGTGATTCAGGTGATTTAGTAAATAAAATTATTTATCTGCTAGATTCAGAGATAGAATCAGAGAAACTCATAGAAAAAGGATATAAAAGGTTAGATGATTTTTCTTGGGAAAAAGCGGTTGATGAGCACATATTACTTATTAAATCTATGATTTTAAATTAAATTAAATTGAACAACGAAAAATATTATATAACAAAGCAGTCATTACTTTTATTTGTGGTGTGCTTGTTTATGCCGTATATTTTTGCAAGCATAGCTTTAGCAATTAGTATAACAGCCTTTTTAACAGAAAGCTTTATGTTGAAAGAAATTAAATTTGAAAAAAGTCATTTGGTTTTTTCAAGCTTAATTATGATGTTTATTGCTAACATGTTATATTTTGGTTTTGATAGTAAAGTATTAGAAAAACTACTTAGAATAGTTCCAATTCTTTTTTTTCCAATTCTTTTTTTTAATGTACAGTTAAACTCAAAAGAGTTAAATAGGATCTTAGATTTTTTCCTAGGCTCACTTATCATGTTTTGTGTGTTTTCAATAGGTTATGTTTCTATTAATTATTGGTTAACGGAAACCCGCGAACATTTATTAACTTTAGAGAAAACTATTCTAGTAGGTCAGGTATATATATCAAGGGTTTTTGAGTTTCATACACCTTATCTTAGTTTTTATTTATTAACAGGTTGTATTATTTGTTACCATAAGGCATTTAGGCAAAAAAAATACATTTATATGTTTTGTTTATTATTAGTGTTTATGCTTTATTTTACCGGAAGAACATCTCTTTTTTTGGCTCTGCTATTGTTTGTGCTACTCTTAAAATCGTTTTTTAAGTCAACAAAAAAAGCTGTTATCTTGTTAACGTGTATTGTTTTTTTTATAGGATACGCTTGTTATAATTTTCCAATGTTAAATGAGAAAACAATGCGTGTTTTTGAAAAAGGTTTTGGAGTATATCAAAGATATTATTATTTGGAAGCCGCTTTTATTGCTGTAAAAGAAAATATCATTTTAGGGTTAGGCTTAGTAAACTATCAAGTTGAGTTATCTAAGTTTTTACCAAATGGAGTAATAGCCAATACACACAACCAGTATTTAGAGTTTTTTGTGTCCACTGGTTTATTCGGTTTAGTTACTTATTTATATTTGAAGTTTGAAATTTTAAAAAAAGCGATTGTACAGCGCCCAAGGACGCTATTGATTTTTATTATCTTTTTTAGCCTAGCAGAATTAACAGAAGCATTGCTTTATAGGCAAAGGGGAATAATGCTATTTGCATTTATCACTAGTTTGCTGTTTTATAGTAATCTTACAGAAAAAAAGGTATACTCATATCGAAATAATGTTTAACGTTTTTTTTTTTGAAGATAAGTATCTAAAAATTAACATAATATAAGATCTTTTTCGTTTATGTGGTAATTGTTCTTAAATTAATAAAACAATATCATAACTTTGTTGAAATTAAAAATAACCATGAATAAAACAGTAATGATTTTTGGAGGAGCCGGATATATCGGAATTCATCTTTTAAAAAAATTACTGGCAGAAAATACAAATAAATTTGCTAGAGATTTTAATATTAAAAACATATTTTTCACAAGTAGTATTGCGCCTTACAGTTGGTCTTTAAAGCAAAGAACAGGATCATCAACATTATACCCCGAAACCGCTTATGGCATATCGAAAGGGTTTGCCGAAAAAATCCATAAAGAATTGATGGCTGAGAATACAACAAGACGATTGGTTATAGTAAGACCAAGTGTTATCTTTGGACCCAAAGACCTTGGTAGTGTTTATAGAATGATTAAAGCCCTTAAAAAAGGAACATTTATTCTTCCTAATGGTGGTAATGTAATTAAAGGTTGTAGATGCGTTTATGGTTTAGTGGAAAGCATGTTAGTTACTATTAATAAATTGGAGAGGTTTATATTGTATAATTATGCGGAAAATCCAGTAGAACCCCTGAGCAAAATGGTACTTATTGCTAAAGAATATTTGAATATTAAAAAACCAACATTAAAATTACCAGTTTCCATATTGGCTGTAATTACATTTTTTGTTCAAATTTTGTTCAAATTAATAGGTAAAACCTCAGATATCCATCTTGTGAGGGTTAGAAAAGCAGGTTTTCCTACTAATACTAAACTGCAATATTTAATAGATGAAGGTTTTGGTTTTAAAAGAGCTTTAGAGAATTGGAATTCTATTCCACTAGATGTTTTTAAATAATGAAAGTAGCTATTATACATTATTGGTTTATAACTAGAAGAGGTGGTGAGAAAGTTATCGAATCTATTTTAAGTTTATTTCCAGGTGCAGATATTTATACGCTTTTTTACGATAAAGAAATTTATGGAGATTATCTTAAAAACCATAAAGTGTACACTTCAAATTTAAACATCCCGTTTCTAAAAAAAAGATACCAAAAAATTTTCCCATTATATCCTATTGGTATTAAATCCTTGAAATTAAAGGATGATTACGATTTGATTATTTCTTCAGAATCTGGACCAGCTAAGGGAATTTTAAATAAAAATGGAATACCTCATATTTGTTATATTCATTCTCCTATGAGGTATTGTTGGGGCTTTACCGACAAGTATTTACTATCTGTAAATAAAATGCTAAGGCCTATATTATCATTTTTTTTTAATAGACTAAGAGAATGGGATAAAACAACTATTGATGGAGTTGATTTGTACATAGCAAATTCTGAAAACGTGGCTAAACGTGTAAACCATTTTTATAATCGTGAAGCAGAAGTTGTATATCCTCCTATTGCAGACAATCTCTTTGATAAACCATTAGTTATTAATGAAAATAGGGATGTTTATTTAAGCTTTGGAGCTATTACACCTTATAAAAGAATAGATTTATTAGTAGACACTTTTAATATAAATGGAAAAAAACTTATAGTTATTGGAAGAGGGTCTGAAATGGAAAAACAAAAAAAGAGAGCAAAAAGCAATATAGAATTTAAAGGTGAATTACCATGGGAGGAGATAGAAGGTATTCTTTCTAGGTCTAAAGCTTTATTATTTCCAGGAGAAGAAGATTTTGGAATGATACCACTAGAAATTATGTCCTATGGTATTCCTGTAATAGCTTATAATAAAGGGGGGGCGTTAGAAACAGTTGTTGAAAATTTATTGAAGGTAGAGGAGTCTTCTGGGGTGTTTTTTGAGAATCAAGAAGTTAATTCGTTAGAAGGGGCTATTGGGCGTTTTGAAAAACTTGAGAATGGATTTAATTCAGTTTGGATAAGAAATCATGCTAAAAGATTTTCTGAAAAGATTTTTTTAGAAAAAATGCAGTTTCAAATAGATTTTTTTCTGAAAAATAAATAGCAGTTTTAAATAATTCATATTATGAATATCAAAAATATATGTTATGCTTTTGGCCCTAATATGTGGGCAGTCACTAAGCCAATGTCCAAATAAAAAGTGACCGATAACGATTTAAACGAAAGCGCTTTAAACTTGGTTTATGAATCTCAAATTTTAGAATCTTGATTATTTAAACACATGTTTACTCGAGGACAATAGAAACCTAATAAAAGTAGACAATGATTTATATAAATCATTTAAAATTATGATTGGTGAAATCTATATGTCAAATGTATATAAAAAGACAAGATTGGAGATTTTGGTTTAATATTTTAGATAAAACAGAAAAGGCTACAGGTATTAAATAACCCTTGGCTTTTTATAGAACATCAAACAGCTCTTTAGGTAAGAATAAATTCTTGCTAATCAAGGAGAATTTTAACTTTTTTAGGTTGTTTTTAAAAAAGAACGTTTTTGAAAGTTTTTTAATGTTAACTAATTTTTTGGTATTTCATTTTTATTTTAGAATATTTGGACATTAGAAAGATTTCATTCTTAATAAAGAAAATTAAATGAGTTATAAACAAGGACGTTATTCTAAATTAATAAAACCAGTTATTAGATTGATTGATTTAATAATTCTAAATGGTGCGGTTTTTTTGTTTCCAATTAATTTAAGCAATCATTATTTATTTGTTTGCTATATATCCGTTTCATGGGTAATTATAGCTGTAAGGAATAATTTTTATGAAGTATATAGGCATACACGAATTATTCAGGTTACTAGATTACTAGTTAATCAACTTGTTTTTTTTACATTTATTTTGTATGCTTACATGGGGTTTTTTAAACAACCGCACATAGGCAGAGTTGCTTTAGCTAAATACCTTTTATTTACAATAATTTTAATTTTCTTGTTTAAGTTTATAACTTTTTATTTTTTTAAAAAATTCCGTTCTGTTTTACAAGGAAATCAAAGAGATGTTATTGTTATTGGAGAAAACACCAAAATAAGACAACTTATACAAACCTTTAAAAATCAACCAGATTTTGGTCTAAGATTTAGAGCTCAATTTTGTTCTAATGATAAAGATTTTTCGTTAAAAAAATGTTTTAAATATGTTGTAGAAAACAATATTGACGAAATATTTGTTTCGGTTTCAGAATTAAGTAATAAGGAAATGAATTTACTTATAAACTTTGCAGATAACAATTTAAGAACGTTGAAGTTTATACCTGATAATAAAGATATTTTTTCAAAAAGATTGCAATATGAATATTACGATTTTACTCCAATTTTATCTTTAAGAAAAATTGCAGTCCACGAACCATTAAATGCTTTTGTTAAGCGAGCTTTAGATGTAATTGTTTCATCAATTGCTACAGTTTTTTTATTATCATGGTTAACACCTTTAATTGCTTTATTAATAAGGTTAGAGTCTAAAGGACCAATATTTTTTAAACAAAAAAGACATGGCTTAGATGGTCATGAATTTGGATGTCTAAAGTTTAGGTCTATGGCTGTTAATAAAATAACAGATGATTTACATGTTAAAAAAAACGATATGCGTGTAACTAAGATTGGCAGATTTATTAGAAAGACAAGTATAGATGAATTACCACAGTTTTATAATGTGCTTTTAGGGCATATGTCTGTAGTAGGACCTAGACCTCACATGACATCTTTATCTGAAGTTTATTCGAAAAAGGCGAATAAATATATGGTCCGGCATAATGTTAAACCAGGTATTACTGGTTTAGCTCAAGTAAGTGGTTGTAGAGGCGAAGTAGAAACCGATTTCGATATTATTAACAGAACAAAATATGATATTTTTTATATTGAAAACTGGTCGTTTTTATTAGATATTAATATTATTTTACAAACGATTGTGAATGTTTTTCAAGGAGAAGATAAAGCTTATTAAAACAATTTAAATGAAAATTGATTAAGTTATTTCAATTCACATAAAGCAAGTAACCAAATTAGGTGTTTTTGATAGTATATTATTAACACTGAAATTTCTGAGTATTGAGAAAATTAAAAGTTTTTTAACTATATAAACATGAATACAATATTAATAACCGGAGCAGCAGGGTTTTTAGGTTCTCATTTGTGCGATCGTTTTCTTAAAGAGAATTTTAAAGTTTATGGTATGGATAATTTCATTACGGGAGATTCCAAAAACATTAATCATTTATCTGACAATTCCAATTTTGAATTTATTAACCACGATGTTACAGAGTACATCGAAATAGAGGGTGAGTTAGATTATATTCTTCATTTCGCTTCGCCAGCAAGCCCAATAGACTATTTAAAGATCCCAATTCAGACTTTAAAAGTAGGTTCGTTAGGTACACATAACTTGTTAGGTGTAGCGAAAGCTAAAAATGCGAGAATGCTTATAGCGTCTACTTCCGAAGTTTATGGAGATCCGTTAGTTCACCCTCAAACAGAGGATTATTATGGGAACGTTAATACAATAGGGCCTCGTGGTGTTTATGATGAAGCCAAACGTTTTCAAGAATCGATTACCATGGCATACCATAGGTTCCATGGTGTAGAGACTAGAATAGTAAGAATATTTAATACTTATGGACCTAGAATGAGACTTAACGACGGAAGAGTAATTCCGGCTTTTATGGGGCAAGCTTTAAGAGGTGAAGATTTAACTGTTTTTGGTGATGGATCGCAAACAAGATCATTCTGTTATGTAGACGACCAAATTGAAGGTATTTACAGGTTATTGTTAAGTGATTATGTAGAACCCGTAAATATTGGTAACCCATTCGAAATAACGATAAAGGATTTCGCAGAAGAAATTATTAAATTAACAGGAACAATGCAAAAAGTAATTTATAAAGATTTACCTGTTAATGACCCAATGCAAAGACAACCAGATATTTCATTAGCGAAAAAGCTTTTGGGTTGGGAGCCTAAGGTACAAAGAGCCGAAGGAATGAAAATAACTTTTGATTATTTTAAAAGCTTAACAGAAGAGGAGCTATATAAAAGTGAGCATAAAGATTTTACTGGCTATATAAATAAATAGTAAATTTATATTTTTTCTTCTTAAATATTTATAACGATAAGCATTTATTGTTTATAATCATTAGGGTCGAATCTAAGTGGAACCTGATATCAATCTTATAAAAGATGATGTTTTTTATGTTTAGAATTGATCATTATTATGACGATTAAAATTATATTAATAAGAGATAATAATGTGTGTTAAAACAATTCAATGATAACCCCTTCAGTCTCCATAATAACACCCATGTTTAATTCTGAAGTCTTTATTTCAGAAACTATAGGCAGTGTTATAAATCAAACTTATAAAAATTGGGAGTTGTTATTAATTGATGATTGTTCTAACGACAATACTTTAAAAATAATTCAACCTTTCTTGCAAGCGCATTCCAATATAAAACTTATTAAAAACCAAGTTAATTCTGGCGCCGCGATTTCTAGAAACAAAGGTATTCAAGCTGCAAAGGGTGATTATATTACTTTTTTAGATGCTGACGACCTTTGGAGGCCAGAAAAACTTAAAACTCAAATTACTTTTATCGAAAAAGAAAATTGTGATGTGTGTTTTTGTAGCTATGATTTAATAAACGAAAAAGGAGACAAATTAAACAAACGAGTTAAAGCTTTAGAAATACTTAGCTACACCAAACTTTTAAAGAGTAATTACATTGGTAATTTAACGGGTATGTATAATGCTCGTGTTTTAGGTGAAATAACAACGTCTAATCTAAGAAAACGGCAAGATTGGCTCATATGGTTAGCTGCAATTAAAAAGTCAGGAAAACCCGCCAGAGGCATTCAAGAATCATTGGCTTACTATCGTATTCACGAAAATTCAATGTCTTCAAATAAGTTAAGTTTGGTAAAGCATAATTATTGGGTTTATAAAAAAGGATTGAGGTTTTCTACGGTAAAGTCAATTTTTTCGATGTTTGTATTTTTAAATGAGCACTTTTTTGTAAAGTCGAAGCAAACCATTAAGGTAAATAAGACTTAAATTGCTTTAGTTTACCACTTTTAGAGCGCTCAAGTTTTTCTTTACGTTCAAACACAACAATTAAATGAGGTTCTAGATATTTTGAAATCGCTTTTTTTATGTGTTCTAAATTTTCCTCAGTTAAAAGCTTATTACTAACATAGCTAATCTTGAAGGTGTCCAACTTTAGTTGCTCAATAATAAACTCTTTTACATTGCCATCATTCTCTATAATGGTTTTTGTAACGTAATAAAAAGTTAATCCGGCCGCTTTTTTTCCGCTGGGTAGCATCACCAAATCACTAGTTCGTCCTACTAATTTTTCTAGAATAGGTTTTTGTAACGTGCTTTTTTTAGATAGAGTTCCAATATCGCCTAAATCGTATCGGATAAGGGGATGCGCTTTATTGTAAAGCGACGTAATAACAATACACCCTTCTTCGCCGTAAGGTAATACGTTATTATTTTTATCTAAAATTTCAACAAATAAATCTTCAGTATTAACTACCCATTGGTCAGTTTTGTTTTGGAAAGCAATTAAGCCTAATTCGGCAGCTCCATATTCATTAATAACAGGGATACCTAGTTGTGCTTCTAAAAGGTTTTTATCTTCGCGAAAAAGCATTTCTGAAGTTGTAATACAAGCTTTTAAGGATGGACAAATCGTTTTTAAAACAATATTATGTTGTTCTAAATATTTTGCAAATTGAACAATAGAACTTGTGTAACCGTTAATATAATCGAACTTAGTTTTGCTGAATTTCTCAATATTTTTTTCTAATTGAGAATCACTTAAATCGAAAACGGAAAAGCGAAACCGATTACTTAATGCATCTTTAAAACGTTCTTTATAATAGTCTTTTTTACCTAAAGGAATTCCATAGAAACGGGCTTGTTTAGAGTGATTCAAATCTAAATTAAAGCAACTGTATCTATCCATAAAATTTGCCCAAATTAAGGCATGGCAAAATTTATCTTTCGCAAAAATAAAGGGTGTACCCGATGATCCAGAAGTTTTATTAATAAAAACAGTTTTGGCAGTAAATCCTTCAGAAAGTCTTTGTTCTAGAGGTTGCTGTAAATCACGTTTTGTCATTACAGGAATGCTATTCCAATCGCTTAAATCTACGTTTTTTACAAACTGTTTATAAAACGGATTATGTTTTAAATGATGAGCTAGAATATCACGTTTTGAGGTTTCAATATAACTTTCAAAATCTAATTTTTGTTTACTTTGGATTGTTTTCAAAAAGGCCTTAGCTTCCTTTATCGGGAAGCCTTTTAATTTTAAAGACAAGTTGAATAATTTCAAAATAAAATAGAGTATAATAGTTTTTGTAAAGTAAATAAAAAATATTCGTGTTTTCGTGGCATTAGTTTTATTTTTGTCTTTCGTAATTACGAAAAATAATAATCAACAATTTGTTATTTCCGTGTAAACGGAAGTATAAAAACATCGAAAAATAATGAATATTTTAATTCTTGGTTCAGGCGGAAGAGAACATACATTTGCTTGGAAAATTGCTCAAAGTCCTTTATGTAATCAGCTTTTTGTTGCTCCTGGAAATTCGGGAACTGCAAACGTGGCAACCAATGTAAATATTGGTGTTACCGATTTTGATGCTATTAAAGAATTGGTGTTAGACAAACAAATCGATATGGTTGTTGTTGGTCCAGAAGATCCTTTAGTGCAAGGTGTTCACGATTTTTTCTTGAATGATGATACTATCAAGCATGTCTCTGTTATTGGGCCGCAAAAAGTGGCA from Algibacter sp. L1A34 includes these protein-coding regions:
- a CDS encoding lipopolysaccharide biosynthesis protein; protein product: MFIKIISSFFKFDKISSLLLRFSGIGAKFILLFLITKYKSLEFQGSFTLINQSITLMIYFVGLDFYTFYTKKMVKNIDKCVFYFKNAIYLYLYTGLIVSIVFVLISMFVLGIDLNLMLIILVLFAFEHLGQELIRIYIALEKITFANVLLFLRTGLWALMAVVVLILKKTIEIEQIFIFWIFCSFLSIILGFVFFPGIRNIFNEKIDKKFIKEGIIFSTFIFLSTICIRLIEYSDKYILAIFESEREVGIYSVYFQISNVSTIIISTIILAFVYPKILLHSQERNMEKLTAIKREVYIGATLISCCIIIGYLFFNNYLYEFLGKEELKESRWAVLILVVGSYFLNISHYYNIILMGFGKVKMIFYVAIGVLLINIILNVILIPLFSVYGAAVAQFFSGIIFFILRKYYTNQSLLNLNKAS
- a CDS encoding glycosyltransferase family 4 protein, with protein sequence MNDKIIKYDLVIDARMLGASGIGEYIEHTVKGITISSDFKILLMVFDDYLNFFGPKHSNLHYIVLKHKVYNPLENLELALKIPKSIIYWTPHFNTTILPTRAEKRLTTIHDVFHLANPSYFSFFKYRYLKFLYTMAGFLSEKIITVSKFSKDEIEVYLGENVSKKVEIVYNGFKKSSISKYKKETQDAPKILFVGNLKPHKNLGVLLDAFEALSLKRKLKLVIIGKITGFINPVSNNIIDKIKANKNIELTGYVSNEELESHYQTSSIFVFPSLYEGFGLPILEAYSNNVPTIVSNIPPFKEVASDASIYFDPSDSGDLVNKIIYLLDSEIESEKLIEKGYKRLDDFSWEKAVDEHILLIKSMILN
- a CDS encoding polysialyltransferase family glycosyltransferase codes for the protein MINVFLPITSYSMLLSELIIEQQGLAKADNILLNPHGLEYNDNLWGKVYIANMKRINSTNLLKKTVINANYLKDSSVFYQRIKKIINNQNYNFFYVDLYHVLSNHIFSKGFFRRAYVIEDGILNYYNDDRTVLKHVWLKHMYYSIYGLSYKALKDNTHLTGVFLNSVTSQYVTKPEYSVFPEKSKLVSLKSISSNKQCKENVLLVLGQEPIAMGMLSMKKYRELVCEMVEILMQSVKSQTAIKVYYKPHPRAEKSSNLLLIKMLNLKFSDSSQIILVEDKKPIELLINNLLPKHVISFNSTALITIRDMFQDRIRLHSYQPIDIKIHTNDVVNNLFKLYNIKIHETI
- a CDS encoding NAD-dependent epimerase/dehydratase family protein, which codes for MNKTVMIFGGAGYIGIHLLKKLLAENTNKFARDFNIKNIFFTSSIAPYSWSLKQRTGSSTLYPETAYGISKGFAEKIHKELMAENTTRRLVIVRPSVIFGPKDLGSVYRMIKALKKGTFILPNGGNVIKGCRCVYGLVESMLVTINKLERFILYNYAENPVEPLSKMVLIAKEYLNIKKPTLKLPVSILAVITFFVQILFKLIGKTSDIHLVRVRKAGFPTNTKLQYLIDEGFGFKRALENWNSIPLDVFK
- a CDS encoding O-antigen ligase family protein, giving the protein MNNEKYYITKQSLLLFVVCLFMPYIFASIALAISITAFLTESFMLKEIKFEKSHLVFSSLIMMFIANMLYFGFDSKVLEKLLRIVPILFFPILFFNVQLNSKELNRILDFFLGSLIMFCVFSIGYVSINYWLTETREHLLTLEKTILVGQVYISRVFEFHTPYLSFYLLTGCIICYHKAFRQKKYIYMFCLLLVFMLYFTGRTSLFLALLLFVLLLKSFFKSTKKAVILLTCIVFFIGYACYNFPMLNEKTMRVFEKGFGVYQRYYYLEAAFIAVKENIILGLGLVNYQVELSKFLPNGVIANTHNQYLEFFVSTGLFGLVTYLYLKFEILKKAIVQRPRTLLIFIIFFSLAELTEALLYRQRGIMLFAFITSLLFYSNLTEKKVYSYRNNV